GTCCGCAGCCAGCCCTGGGCTGACTCCAGAAGAGGACGCTCACTTGGGTGATGGCTCCCCCGACCCGGTGGCTCTGTCTCCTGTCTGCCCTGCTTCCTCCATGATCTAGAGTGTTCCATGCAGGTGCAGACTCTCAAGGGGAGTCATGGGGGCAGCCGGGGATAggccctctcctccctgccacACCTGGGCATTGATTCGGGACAGCCTCATGGCTTCTCAGTATTGACTGTCCCGGCAGGACACAGAGCCGCTCCTGGACCACCCAGGGATGGGGAATGCTGTGCCTCCCTCCTGTTCTCTTCCATCatcctcccctgcctcctcccccaccttctcctccctctcctcctcctccctcctgttcTCTTCCATCATCCTCCTGGacctcttcccctccttctcctccctctcctcctccctcctcttctcttccatcGTCCTCCCatgcctcctcccctccttctcctcgTGGATGTCAAGGAAAGGCCTGAAAGAGTTGGGGGCTGCTTTAAGATGACGACGAAAAGCCCCCCAGCCACTGTAAGCTGTCCCTCTGTGGTCACACCACTCATTAGGCATGAGCAGTGCCTCCTGCTCTGCCTTTGACTAAAATAAGGctgttctttgggaggccgaggcaggcagatcacaaagtcaggagttcgagaccagcctggccaatatggtgaaaccccgtctctactaaaaatataataaattagctgggcgtggtggcaggcacctgtaattccagctacccaggaggctgagacaggagaatcacttgaacctgggaggcggaggttgcagtgagctgagatcatgccattgcactccagcctgggtaacagaaccagactccatctcaaaaaaaaaaaaaggactgttcTGAGGATCAAGGCACCACAAGCAACAGGGAGCCCCATGGGTCTCAGACCCTCTTCCCACATCTCCTggtccctgcccccacctggccTGCAGGGACCAGCCCCACAGAAGGCCTTTGAGGCCAGGTAaccatggggaggggaggaagggggagacCTTCCTCTTGAGTGTCTTAGGGAAGAGAGGCTTAGGTCGGGTGACTGAGGGTGGAAATGGGAGAGGAGTCTCCTCCTGGAGGGTCTCACCATTCCCCTGGTCACCCACCCAACCCTTAGCTATCTCATCTCCCCTGATGTCGGGGGGTGGAGGGGGCATGGATTCCTGAGCTCCACACTCAACTGTTGTGCTTACAGGGGCATCAGGAGAAAGAGCGAGCAGCAGCAGCACCCCCTGTCCCCCAGCCTACGATGGAGTCCAGAGAAGCTGGACAGCATGCAGGGGATGCCGACGGCACCCAGGAGGATGTGGCCTTCAACCTCGTCATCCTGTCCCTCACTGAGGGGCTCGGCCTCGGTGGGCTGCTGGGGAACGGGGCGGTCCTCTGGCTGCTCAGCTCCAATGTCTACAGAAACCCCTTCGCCATCTACCTCCTGGATGTGGCCTGCGCGGACCTCATCTTCCTTGGCTGCCACATGGTGGCCATCATCCCCGACTTGCTGCAGGGCCGGCTGGACTTCCCGGGCTTCgtgcagaccagcctggcaacgcTGCGCTTCTTCTGCTACATCGTGGGCCTGAGTCTCCTGGTGGCCGTCAGCGTGGAGCAGTGCCTGGCCGCCCTCTTCCCAGCCTGGTACTCGTGCCGCCGCCCACGCCACCTGACCACCTGCGTGTGTGCCCTCACCTGGGCCTGTTGCCTGCTGCTGCACCTGCTGCTCAGCGGTGCCTGCACCCAGTTCTTCGGGGAGCCCAGCCGCCACCTGTGCCGGACACTGTGGCTGGTAGCAGCGGTGCTGCTGGCTGTGCTGTGCTGCACCATGTGTGGGGCCAGCCTGATGCTGCTGCTGCAAGTGGAGCGAGGCCCCCAGCGGCCCCCGCCCCGGGGCTTCCCCACGCTCATCCTCCTGGccgtcctcctcttcctcttctgcgGCCTGCCCTTCGGCATCTACTGGCTGTCCCGGAACCTGCTCTGGCACATCCCCCACTACTTCTACCACTTCAGCTTCCTCACGGCCGCCGTGTACTGCGCAGCCAAGCCCGTCGTCTACTTCTGCCTGGGCGGTGCCCAGGGCCGCAGGCTGCCCCTCCGGCTGGTCCTCCAGCGAGCGCTGGGAGATGAGGCTGAGCTGGGGGCCGTCAGGGAGACCTCCCGCCGGGGCCTGGTGGACATAGCAGCCTGAGACCTGGGGGCCCCGTCCCCAGCTGCAGCCCCCATGAGGCAGGAGGGTGACTTGGGGAAGGCGGTGGGGTCAGAGGCTGGGGCCAGCTGGACCTGGAGGAGGCCTTGATGGGTGGCCCGGTCATGTGCTGCCAAATCTGTGACCGTCGGTCCGGAGCACAAGGCTCCCCTGGGAGCAGCTGGAAAGGCGAGGTCTCCACATGCC
The genomic region above belongs to Papio anubis isolate 15944 chromosome 12, Panubis1.0, whole genome shotgun sequence and contains:
- the MRGPRE gene encoding mas-related G-protein coupled receptor member E, coding for MESREAGQHAGDADGTQEDVAFNLVILSLTEGLGLGGLLGNGAVLWLLSSNVYRNPFAIYLLDVACADLIFLGCHMVAIIPDLLQGRLDFPGFVQTSLATLRFFCYIVGLSLLVAVSVEQCLAALFPAWYSCRRPRHLTTCVCALTWACCLLLHLLLSGACTQFFGEPSRHLCRTLWLVAAVLLAVLCCTMCGASLMLLLQVERGPQRPPPRGFPTLILLAVLLFLFCGLPFGIYWLSRNLLWHIPHYFYHFSFLTAAVYCAAKPVVYFCLGGAQGRRLPLRLVLQRALGDEAELGAVRETSRRGLVDIAA